A single window of Arvicanthis niloticus isolate mArvNil1 chromosome X, mArvNil1.pat.X, whole genome shotgun sequence DNA harbors:
- the LOC117695471 gene encoding uncharacterized protein LOC117695471 translates to MDLFTLNTQRFSKEKEYLFKLSGVFSSLSALVFEIVIASNQFWRLWDFEDNVVQFVSFGLWEAYYPQVFNISGTLIKMLVHNPIDSTWTISCEFQYAQKLIVWSIFMKLVVLVFSVIAFKISCMKDPFLKMQIYCFKFSAIVLGVSSFFTFVAVSWNHIVDLYGQTTLDFPPDFPVKKEALRSKHVTAVFPVGVLTTTMSLFGVIMFLSEISYLKLQSQVKAKCVSKVALQEA, encoded by the exons ATGGATCTCTTCACCCTTAATACACAAAG ATTTTCCAAAGAGAAAGAGTACCTCTTCAAGTTGAGTGGCGTCTTTAGCAGCCTATCAGCTTTGGTATTTGAAATAGTCATTGCCAGCAACCAATTTTGGCGCCTATGGGACTTTGAAGACAATGTTGTGCAGTTTGTGTCATTTGGACTTTGGGAAGCTTATTATCCTCAAGTATTTAACATCTCAGGAACTCTAATCAAGATGTTGGTTCACAACCCTATTGATTCAACTTGGACCATTTCATGTGAATTTCAGTATGCACAGAAGCTGATAGTATGGTCTATTTTTATGAAGCTTGTAGTTCTGGTTTTCAGTGTGATAGCTTTCAAGATTAGCTGCATGAAAGACCCATTTCTGAAGATGCAGATATATTGCTTCAAGTTCTCTGCCATAGTTTTGGGTGTTAGCAGCTTCTTTACATTTGTTGCTGTGAGCTGGAACCATATAGTAGATCTTTATGGCCAAACCACTCTTGACTTTCCACCTGACTTTCCTGTCAAAAAAGAAGCCTTGAGAAGCAAACATGTTACTGCTGTGTTCCCAGTAGGTGTCCTGACTACAACCATGTCACTTTTTGGTGTGATCATGTTTCTCTCTGAGATAAGCTATTTGAAACTACAGAGTCAAGTGAAAGCCAAGTGTGTTTCCAAAGTGGCCCTTCAAGAGGCCTGA